The Flavobacterium psychrotrophum region TTCAACGAGAACGGCCATGCAAGGACCTTTAAGGCACACTTTGCGATGAAGCGATAACAATTAGTTTGCAGTGTTAAGAAAATATAAGATCACAGTAATAAGAAAACTAAAACAGGAATTATATATGAGAAAAATTTATCTTGGAGTTTTACTGGCCTTTGTAGGGTTTACGGATGCTGTAGCACAGCAGGACCCGCACTACACACAGTACATGTACAACATGAACGTAATCAACCCTGCATACGCTGGCAGCAAGGAGAACTTAGCCTTTGGGCTTTTATACCGCAAGCAGTGGGTAGATGTAGACGGAGCCCCGAGCACGGGCACGTTTTCAGGCCACAGCCCTGTGGGCAAAAATGTAGGATTGGGCTTATCGGCGATCACCGATAAGATCGGTCCGGTGAATGAAACCAATGTATATGCCGATTTCAGCTACACGCTGAAACTTGGTGGCGCGCACAGGCTTGCCCTTGGCTTAAAGGCGGGCGCTACCTTCCATAAAGTAGGATTGTTCAGCGATATTGGCAACGGCTTTGTACCGGACCCTAATGACCCTGCATTTGCAGAAAACGTAAACAACACCTACTTTAACATAGGAACAGGAGTGTTCTACTACACCGATAACTACTACTTAGCGTTTTCGGTACCCAACATGCTAAAGAGCAAACACCTTGACCTTACCCAAAGCGGTACCGACTACCGTTTTGGTTCAGAAGTATCGCACTACTTTTTAACAGGAGGTTACGTATTCCAGGTAACCGACAACTTCAAGCTGAAGCCCTCGTTCATGGTAAAATCAGCCTTTGGTGTAGACCCGTCTATCGACGGTTCACTAAACGCGCTGTTCTTCGAGAAATTTGAGATCGGAGCCACTTACAGGTTAGACGATTCATGGGGTGGTATGGTAAACTATGCCATCACACCGAACCTGAGGATTGGCTATGCATACGACCACATCGTATCCGACCTGAAGGTAACCACACCTGCCTCACACGAGATCATGCTGTTGTTTGATGTCAACTTCCCGAAAAAAGTATCACGTTCACCACGTTATTTCTAACCAAAAGCAAAAGACAGGACCATGAAAAATTTATATCTTACCCTTGGCTTTCTGCTTATAGCTGGTTCGGCGATGGCGCAGAGCGAAGAAACGAAGGCTGCCGACAAAC contains the following coding sequences:
- a CDS encoding PorP/SprF family type IX secretion system membrane protein; amino-acid sequence: MRKIYLGVLLAFVGFTDAVAQQDPHYTQYMYNMNVINPAYAGSKENLAFGLLYRKQWVDVDGAPSTGTFSGHSPVGKNVGLGLSAITDKIGPVNETNVYADFSYTLKLGGAHRLALGLKAGATFHKVGLFSDIGNGFVPDPNDPAFAENVNNTYFNIGTGVFYYTDNYYLAFSVPNMLKSKHLDLTQSGTDYRFGSEVSHYFLTGGYVFQVTDNFKLKPSFMVKSAFGVDPSIDGSLNALFFEKFEIGATYRLDDSWGGMVNYAITPNLRIGYAYDHIVSDLKVTTPASHEIMLLFDVNFPKKVSRSPRYF